In Spirosoma aureum, a single genomic region encodes these proteins:
- a CDS encoding DUF1059 domain-containing protein, with protein sequence MKVLHCQDVGFDCAGIIRAQHESDILELLAQHAELVHQVKLTPELVERIKRLICDEAY encoded by the coding sequence ATGAAAGTTTTACACTGCCAGGATGTTGGGTTCGATTGCGCTGGTATTATCCGTGCTCAACATGAAAGCGACATTCTGGAGCTGCTAGCTCAACATGCCGAGCTCGTACATCAGGTAAAGCTTACCCCAGAACTGGTCGAACGGATTAAGAGACTTATCTGTGATGAAGCCTATTGA
- a CDS encoding GEVED domain-containing protein, which yields MIRKSDGSGGADLGSINAGFAQLNGLFLPSGIQFYIAPNGLKEVNSDRLYDINTSETAAEIYSLMLPNAINVFVVNSGKDIINPVFAGQAPLPATSVESNWIVIDYHYLTNKLTLPHEMGHYIGLYHPHDNLIGGPRELVNGSNCAIASDQVCDTPADPFDLVRVPVGQQPITCQYTYDIKDANGELYNPLLNNIMSYWFCPPYTFTSGQYERLKTVGIAGRINPRNQYSLNAPASDVTPPLLSIVTSIGPLKLIWQDKSDNETGFIIERSTSPVDGFVAVDGVAPNSSQWFDTSGTTGINYYYRVKASNSLNYSNVQNGKPGYCLPVHRDVYSCTSAEGTIGLESLTIWSPGKTAVLLSSKGVCSQDGNAYSDLTNRPAIKLTTDVSYPFQVESMRIQGGQSKGAIYRTRINIWIDLNQDQVFSTDERLYLSPLRWNSTITDLSGDYPNPLLENQFIIPASAKSGLTRMRIRIGTPVFTGNLETACEQIDGETEDYLVDISNLICQLSTTITGSTTLCQGNSTLLSVMTSGGQGNLTYVWTLNGSATGTSSATLTAAATGNYGISVTDTKGCVSKAIVDVLAIQVPEARITAQGNLDLLPMGSVTLSASTGAEVNYQWNLNRTAIAGATSSTYQANQAGTYTVVVARRSCTATSDGITVNLITTVEPVTVGNMVVEIFPNPGKNQMQVIFQLVAPSTATLQLIDSYGRVIQVYKAETPVTHHHFQLNLLGNPAGVYFIRSISEKQQTMNKIFIE from the coding sequence ATGATTCGAAAATCGGATGGGAGCGGTGGGGCCGATTTGGGTAGTATTAACGCTGGATTTGCACAACTGAACGGCCTTTTCCTGCCGTCTGGTATACAATTTTACATAGCTCCCAATGGCTTAAAAGAGGTTAATAGCGATCGGCTATACGATATAAACACCAGCGAAACAGCAGCAGAGATTTATTCTCTTATGTTGCCTAATGCCATTAACGTGTTTGTAGTAAATTCAGGCAAAGACATTATCAACCCCGTTTTTGCTGGCCAGGCACCCCTCCCTGCCACTAGTGTAGAAAGTAACTGGATTGTTATCGATTACCATTACCTAACGAACAAACTTACACTCCCTCATGAGATGGGGCATTATATTGGCCTATATCACCCTCACGATAACCTTATTGGAGGACCCAGAGAGTTGGTAAATGGATCGAATTGTGCTATTGCATCCGATCAGGTTTGCGATACACCTGCTGATCCTTTTGACTTGGTTAGGGTGCCTGTAGGGCAACAACCAATTACTTGCCAGTACACTTATGACATCAAAGATGCGAATGGTGAGCTTTACAACCCTCTACTGAATAATATAATGAGTTACTGGTTTTGTCCGCCTTATACTTTTACGAGTGGTCAGTATGAACGACTTAAAACAGTAGGTATTGCCGGAAGAATCAACCCTCGTAACCAGTATTCGCTCAACGCGCCCGCCAGTGATGTAACGCCCCCCTTACTATCAATTGTTACCAGCATTGGACCCTTAAAGCTAATCTGGCAGGATAAATCGGATAATGAAACCGGGTTTATTATCGAGCGTTCTACCAGTCCGGTCGACGGGTTTGTTGCTGTCGATGGGGTTGCCCCTAACAGCAGCCAGTGGTTCGACACTTCGGGGACAACAGGCATTAATTATTATTATCGGGTGAAAGCGTCGAATTCATTAAACTATAGCAATGTACAGAATGGGAAGCCAGGATATTGTTTGCCTGTACACCGGGACGTCTACAGTTGTACGTCTGCTGAGGGTACAATTGGTTTAGAGTCGTTGACCATCTGGTCGCCCGGAAAAACGGCTGTCCTGCTGTCCTCTAAAGGGGTTTGCAGCCAGGACGGAAATGCATACTCTGACCTGACGAATCGCCCAGCCATAAAACTTACCACTGACGTATCGTACCCGTTTCAGGTGGAATCGATGCGGATTCAGGGTGGTCAGTCAAAGGGAGCCATTTACCGAACACGAATCAACATCTGGATTGACTTAAATCAGGATCAGGTTTTTTCTACCGACGAACGGCTCTACCTATCTCCCCTTCGCTGGAATAGCACGATAACGGACCTTTCTGGAGATTACCCGAATCCCCTCCTTGAAAATCAGTTCATCATTCCGGCATCGGCAAAGTCAGGATTAACCCGTATGCGAATCAGGATTGGCACGCCCGTCTTTACGGGAAACCTTGAAACGGCCTGCGAACAAATTGATGGGGAAACAGAAGATTATTTAGTTGACATAAGCAATTTAATCTGTCAATTGAGCACGACTATTACCGGAAGCACAACGCTATGTCAGGGCAACAGTACATTACTCAGCGTTATGACATCGGGCGGGCAAGGCAATTTAACCTACGTCTGGACTTTAAATGGCAGTGCAACTGGCACCAGCAGCGCTACACTTACAGCAGCCGCCACAGGTAATTATGGTATATCAGTAACAGACACCAAAGGGTGCGTGTCGAAAGCGATTGTTGATGTACTAGCGATCCAAGTTCCAGAAGCACGTATTACCGCTCAGGGCAACCTGGATCTATTGCCAATGGGTAGTGTAACCCTCAGCGCCAGCACAGGGGCGGAAGTAAACTATCAATGGAACTTGAATCGTACCGCTATTGCCGGAGCTACCAGCAGTACGTATCAGGCCAATCAGGCAGGTACGTATACTGTAGTGGTCGCCAGAAGAAGCTGTACCGCTACATCCGATGGAATTACCGTTAATCTGATTACAACAGTTGAGCCAGTTACTGTTGGAAATATGGTAGTAGAGATATTCCCAAATCCAGGGAAAAATCAAATGCAGGTGATTTTTCAGCTAGTAGCTCCGTCTACAGCAACCCTACAGCTTATTGATAGCTATGGGCGAGTGATTCAAGTGTATAAAGCTGAAACTCCAGTTACTCATCATCATTTCCAGTTAAACTTATTGGGTAATCCGGCTGGGGTATATTTTATTAGAAGTATTTCGGAAAAGCAGCAGACTATGAACAAGATATTCATAGAATGA